A window of Nocardiopsis sp. Huas11 genomic DNA:
ACCGGGGCGTAGTACCACCGGACCCTGCGGTCGACCTGGCCGGCCAGTTCGGCGAGCACCCGGTTGCCGGAGGCCTCGGTGACGGTACGGTGGAAGTCGGCGTTGGCCTCGACGACGGCGTCGGTCTCGGCCCGCTCGGCGGCGCTGCGCCCCACCGAGACCAGCTCGCGCAGGCGGTCGATCTGCTCGGGTGTGGCGTGCTCGGCCGCCAGGCGGGCGGAGTCGGTCTCCAGCAGGGAGCGCACCGCCAGCAGCTGGTCGGCCTCGCTCTCGGTGGGGGTGTGCACGAACGCCCCGTAGCCGGGCCGCAGGTCCACCCACCCCTCGTTGCTGAGCCGCTGCATGGCCTCGCGCACCGGCTGCCTGGACACTCCCAGCGTCTGGGCCAGCTCCGTCTCGACCAGGTGTCGGCCCGGGGAGAGGGTGCGG
This region includes:
- a CDS encoding GntR family transcriptional regulator, with the translated sequence MSPQGLNAATSRVQRPVPLREAVYEAILDLITTRTLSPGRHLVETELAQTLGVSRQPVREAMQRLSNEGWVDLRPGYGAFVHTPTESEADQLLAVRSLLETDSARLAAEHATPEQIDRLRELVSVGRSAAERAETDAVVEANADFHRTVTEASGNRVLAELAGQVDRRVRWYYAPVARIRGVASWDEHERLVDAIEAGDADAALRLMGEHTERTRRTYHEEVDGV